A genomic window from Prunus persica cultivar Lovell chromosome G2, Prunus_persica_NCBIv2, whole genome shotgun sequence includes:
- the LOC109947531 gene encoding rust resistance kinase Lr10-like — MARTCRLCVLVIVSVLVFGPTAFFPFFLFVTFTKSHFNSTSITKSHGKCIPSACGNIHNIISPFRLANDPNQSKCTNWNYHYLFCHNNLTVLTVDWGDYSVQAINYDNFTIRVVDPGIRNNDFSSIPRYSLSIYNLTYSHLRLSSSTTPITFFKCAKAENSSVMRTYNYVKQGNITASDMEDGCRIEWTTLMSKSFLYGKDRNFSYHDIHNALGYGFELQFGVPRFSYILGIDLLLTYGIELLLSYGAFFPIRSIFGFPFLAALLIYKQRRMHLSMYSNIEDFLQSDNNLSPIRYSYSDIKKMTSRFNEKLGEGGYGTVFKGKLRSGRFVAVKMLEKPKANGQDFISEVATIGRIHHFNMVQLVGYCVEGSKRALIYNFMPNGSLDKYIYCKEGSNPLSCMKMYEISLGVAQGIEYLHRGCDMQILHFDIKPHNILLDENFIPKISDFGLAKLYPVGNTIVSLTAARGTMGYMAPELFYKNIGGVSYKADVYSFGMLLMEMASRRKNLNASTEHSSQIYFPRWVSDQFCMGKEFEMDDATEEEKKILKKMIITALWCIQLKPSDRPSMNKVIEMLEGEVECLQLPPKLLLYPQQEIPRDNLHGNSNPMCSNTELTCSTLSAR; from the exons ATGGCAAGAACTTGCAGATTATGTGTTCTCGTTATAGTAAGTGTATTAGTGTTTGGTCCAACTgccttttttccctttttcctttttgtcacATTTACGAAGAGCCATTTCAATAGCACATCAATTACGAAGAGCCATGGTAAGTGCATCCCGTCTGCCTGCGGGAACATCCACAACATAATCAGCCCTTTTCGACTAGCCAACGATCCAAATCAAAGCAAGTGCACAAACTGGAATTACCACTACCTCTTTTGTCACAACAACCTCACAGTATTGACAGTAGATTGGGGAGACTACTCTGTGCAAGCAATCAACTACGACAACTTCACAATCCGAGTTGTAGATCCTGGCATTCGCAACAATGATTTCTCCTCCATCCCCCGTTATTCGCTTTCCATTTACAACTTAACTTATAGTCATCTTCGATTATCCTCAAGTACAACACCTATAACTTTCTTCAAGTGTGCAAAAGCAGAGAACTCGTCTGTAATGAGAACATATAATTATGTCAAGCAAGGGAATATAACGGCATCAGATATGGAGGACGGGTGCAGAATAGAGTGGACGACTTTGATGAGTAAGTCGTTCTTGTACGGAAAGGACAGGAACTTTTCTTATCATGACATACACAACGCACTAGGGTATGGCTTTGAGCTTCAATTCGGCGTTCCCAGGTTCAGCTACATATTAG GTATTGACCTTTTGCTGACATACG GTATTGAGCTTTTGCTGTCATACG GAGCATTTTTCCCAATAAGATCTATATTTGGGTTTCCATTTCTGGCTGCTCTTCTAATCTACAAACAACGAAGAATGCATTTGTCAATGTATAGCAACATAGAAGATTTCCTGCAAAGTGATAACAACCTCAGTCCGATAAGGTACTCTTACTCAGATATTAAAAAGATGACCAGTAGATTCAATGAGAAGTTGGGTGAAGGAGGTTATGGCACTGTATTTAAAGGAAAGTTACGCAGTGGTCGATTTGTAGCAGTTAAAATGTTGGAGAAGCCTAAAGCTAATGGACAAGATTTCATAAGTGAGGTAGCTACTATTGGGAGGATTCACCATTTTAACATGGTTCAACTTGTTGGTTATTGTGTTGAGGGATCAAAGCGTGCCTTAATTTATAACTTCATGCCAAATGGATCTCTTGATAAATACATTTATTGCAAAGAAGGAAGCAACCCCTTAAGTTGCATGAAAATGTATGAGATTTCACTTGGAGTGGCTCAAGGGATTGAATATCTACATCGAGGTTGTGACATGCAAATTCTACATTTTGACATCAAGCCTCACAATATTCTTCTGGATGAGAATTTCATCCCAAAGATTTCTGACTTTGGGCTTGCAAAGCTATATCCGGTAGGTAATACCATCGTCTCTTTGACGGCAGCAAGAGGAACAATGGGATACATGGCTCCTGAGttgttttacaaaaatattggAGGTGTCTCATACAAAGCTGATGTCTATAGTTTTGGAATGTTGTTGATGGAAATGGCAAGTAGAAGGAAGAATTTGAACGCATCCACAGAGCATTCaagccaaatttattttcctcGTTGGGTCTCAGACCAATTTTGCATGGGCAAAGAGTTTGAGATGGATGATGCTAcagaagaggaaaagaaaatattaaaaaagatgATTATAACTGCTTTATGGTGTATACAATTGAAGCCAAGCGATCGTCCTTCGATGAACAAAGTTATAGAGATGCTTGAGGGAGAGGTTGAATGCTTGCAGCTCCCTCCCAAGCTTCTTTTATATCCACAACAAGAGATACCCAGAGACAATCTTCATGGTAATTCGAATCCAATGTGTTCTAACACAGAGCTAACATGTAGTACTCTGTCAGCTAGGTGA